A genomic region of Sphingobium sp. HWE2-09 contains the following coding sequences:
- a CDS encoding flagellar basal body-associated FliL family protein translates to MSDEPKAKKKKGGSMKMILLLVVGLVVGGAGAAGGLYAAGFFNAKAEGPKEDPNKPVLVLAGEDAQAIATAHGWAGEGGSGGGEGGGHASGGESHAVASGHAPGKGIDLPAPSNPTAYQATYFQLQAPFTSNMSDSDAFAQITIAVSTYYDYRVIAAIKQHEMPIRSQVLMLLAEQPQEVLDTPQGKQALQGKIKGVINDILKQKTGYGGIDNVYFTNFVIQ, encoded by the coding sequence ATGAGCGACGAGCCAAAGGCCAAGAAAAAGAAGGGCGGGAGCATGAAGATGATCCTGCTGTTGGTCGTTGGCCTTGTCGTGGGTGGGGCAGGGGCGGCCGGTGGGCTGTACGCCGCCGGTTTCTTCAACGCCAAGGCCGAAGGGCCGAAGGAAGATCCCAACAAGCCGGTGCTGGTCCTGGCCGGTGAGGATGCGCAGGCGATCGCCACCGCCCATGGCTGGGCGGGCGAAGGCGGCAGCGGCGGCGGCGAAGGCGGCGGTCATGCCAGCGGCGGCGAAAGCCATGCCGTGGCGTCGGGCCATGCGCCGGGCAAGGGAATAGATTTGCCCGCACCATCCAATCCGACCGCCTATCAGGCGACCTATTTCCAGCTGCAGGCGCCCTTCACGTCGAACATGTCGGACAGCGACGCTTTCGCCCAGATCACCATCGCGGTATCGACCTATTATGATTATCGCGTCATCGCCGCCATCAAGCAGCATGAAATGCCGATCCGCAGCCAGGTGCTGATGCTGCTGGCCGAGCAGCCGCAGGAAGTGCTCGACACCCCGCAGGGCAAGCAGGCGCTCCAAGGCAAGATCAAGGGCGTGATCAACGATATCCTCAAGCAGAAGACCGGCTATGGCGGCATCGACAACGTCTATTTCACGAACTTCGTGATCCAGTAA
- the fliF gene encoding flagellar basal-body MS-ring/collar protein FliF has product MENALSTNVGAAAPALTTTPSFGTGAKGVDALKARFTGFIKQPAVAKSLPLLGLLGTVAIAGAAWLALREPPQRDLFRALPDTDKSAVAQVLDQNGIKYDFDNSGGMTVGQDDYFKAKMMLAAQGLPKSAPDGNSMIDSLPMGASRAVEGEKLRSAREMDLARTIEAIDSVESAKVHLAVEAPSVFLRERSKPSASVMLRLANGRTLTDQQVSAIVHLVASSVAELNPDDISLVDQNGRLLSNNDGNAADDRQLAVQGKIEDRYRQSVIALLTPILGSGNFSTEVHAELNFAERQATRETYPQDEARLRNETGTWASDPRGQGAGEASGIPGALSNQAPVNPTVTQTNPNGQAVTQGQTAQGAQAGQPGTPPNPLMKTEETFNRSFELGREVSVTRDAIGTVKRLSVAVALDTAPDGKARTPQEIAALEALVKGAVGFDQARGDVVALSSRSFLKTADVTPPWYEADWMSPLVRNVSALLVALLVIFGIGRPLLKRRAAAQEAAVAPTAENGQRIGREISSEITKQATVVTADGAAPKITLDMISSTYDYAQRADLIRNFVKQDPDRAALVVRDLLKEGKKENA; this is encoded by the coding sequence ATGGAAAACGCACTCAGCACCAATGTCGGCGCAGCGGCGCCCGCTCTTACCACTACCCCGTCCTTCGGGACCGGGGCCAAGGGTGTGGACGCGCTCAAGGCGCGCTTCACCGGCTTCATCAAGCAACCGGCGGTAGCCAAAAGCCTGCCGCTGCTCGGCCTGCTCGGCACCGTCGCGATCGCCGGGGCCGCTTGGCTGGCCCTGCGCGAACCGCCGCAGCGCGACCTGTTCCGCGCCTTGCCCGATACCGACAAGTCGGCCGTCGCGCAGGTGCTGGACCAGAACGGCATCAAATATGACTTCGACAATAGCGGCGGCATGACTGTCGGTCAGGACGATTATTTCAAAGCCAAGATGATGCTCGCCGCCCAAGGTCTGCCCAAGAGCGCGCCCGACGGCAACAGCATGATCGACAGCCTGCCGATGGGGGCATCCCGCGCGGTGGAGGGCGAAAAGCTGCGCTCCGCCCGTGAAATGGACCTGGCTCGCACGATCGAGGCGATCGATAGCGTCGAAAGCGCCAAGGTCCACCTCGCCGTCGAAGCGCCCAGCGTCTTCCTGCGCGAACGGTCCAAGCCGTCCGCGTCGGTCATGCTGCGTCTCGCCAACGGTCGCACGCTCACCGACCAGCAGGTCAGCGCCATCGTCCATCTGGTCGCCTCGTCGGTGGCCGAACTCAACCCCGACGACATCTCGCTGGTCGACCAGAATGGCCGCCTGCTCAGCAATAATGATGGCAACGCCGCCGACGATCGCCAACTGGCCGTCCAGGGCAAGATCGAGGATCGCTATCGCCAGTCGGTGATCGCGCTGCTGACGCCGATCCTTGGCTCGGGCAATTTCTCGACCGAGGTGCACGCCGAACTCAACTTCGCCGAACGGCAGGCCACGCGCGAAACCTATCCGCAGGACGAAGCGCGCCTGCGCAACGAAACCGGCACCTGGGCCTCCGACCCGCGCGGTCAGGGTGCGGGCGAAGCATCCGGCATCCCCGGCGCGCTCAGCAACCAGGCGCCCGTCAACCCCACCGTGACCCAGACCAATCCCAATGGTCAGGCCGTCACGCAGGGCCAGACGGCGCAGGGCGCACAGGCGGGCCAGCCCGGCACGCCGCCCAACCCGCTGATGAAGACGGAGGAAACCTTCAACCGCAGCTTCGAACTGGGTCGTGAAGTCTCCGTCACCCGCGACGCCATCGGCACGGTCAAGCGTCTGTCGGTCGCCGTCGCACTCGACACCGCGCCCGATGGCAAGGCGCGCACGCCTCAGGAAATCGCCGCTTTGGAAGCATTGGTGAAGGGCGCGGTCGGTTTCGACCAGGCACGCGGCGACGTGGTCGCGCTGTCCTCGCGCAGCTTCCTCAAGACCGCGGACGTCACCCCGCCCTGGTATGAAGCCGACTGGATGTCGCCGCTGGTGCGCAACGTGTCGGCCCTGCTCGTCGCGCTGCTGGTCATCTTCGGCATCGGTCGCCCGCTGCTCAAGCGCCGCGCCGCTGCGCAGGAGGCCGCCGTGGCACCGACCGCCGAAAACGGCCAGCGCATCGGTCGCGAGATTTCGAGCGAGATCACCAAGCAGGCGACCGTCGTAACGGCCGATGGCGCCGCACCCAAGATCACGCTCGACATGATCTCCTCCACTTACGACTATGCCCAGCGCGCAGACCTCATCCGCAACTTCGTCAAGCAAGACCCCGATCGCGCCGCGCTCGTCGTCCGTGACCTCCTGAAGGAGGGGAAGAAGGAAAATGCCTGA
- a CDS encoding FliH/SctL family protein, translated as MADDSENAPAGRVWGNVAVQDATPVAVAGFRPVEGGFRSLYASLPGQTGTGTMRNGVIEAEPEIDLMEEARMEAFTMGFDEGCRVTAQTHGEESEARTRLTEALETLAPAPSGMLSTMLSATVVRLVEQIVGEVEIDIERLVQRCDTVAAFIEDNEGKSALHLHPDDITLLEGETIGVKLVGDKAMHRGCVRLETADGWVEDGPDVRLARLRALMDDMEGKA; from the coding sequence TTGGCCGACGACTCGGAAAATGCGCCAGCCGGAAGGGTTTGGGGCAATGTTGCGGTTCAGGATGCGACGCCCGTCGCCGTCGCCGGTTTCCGCCCGGTCGAAGGCGGCTTTCGCAGCCTCTATGCCAGCCTGCCCGGCCAGACCGGGACCGGCACGATGCGCAACGGCGTGATCGAAGCGGAACCGGAAATCGACCTGATGGAGGAGGCCCGGATGGAAGCCTTCACCATGGGCTTCGATGAAGGCTGCCGCGTCACCGCCCAGACCCATGGCGAGGAAAGCGAAGCCCGCACCCGCCTTACAGAAGCGCTCGAAACCCTCGCGCCCGCGCCCAGCGGCATGCTGTCCACTATGCTGTCGGCCACCGTCGTCCGCTTGGTCGAACAGATTGTCGGCGAAGTGGAGATCGACATCGAACGGCTGGTGCAGCGCTGCGACACCGTCGCTGCGTTCATCGAGGATAATGAGGGCAAGAGCGCCCTGCATCTGCACCCCGATGACATCACCCTGCTGGAAGGTGAGACGATCGGCGTCAAGCTGGTCGGCGACAAGGCTATGCATCGCGGCTGCGTGCGGCTCGAAACCGCTGATGGCTGGGTCGAAGATGGCCCCGACGTGCGCCTCGCTCGCCTCCGCGCCCTGATGGACGATATGGAAGGCAAGGCGTGA
- the fliE gene encoding flagellar hook-basal body complex protein FliE produces MTGVSPTDSVMAIRNAILQKNAALRDVASTGPVGGASGPGGTQGTAPGGFTEALNSALQQVNGLQNQAGEAAASFERGETTDIAAVMLAKQQASVSFEATLQVRNKLLSAYKDIMSMPV; encoded by the coding sequence ATCACCGGCGTCTCTCCCACCGACAGCGTCATGGCGATCCGCAACGCCATCCTGCAAAAGAACGCGGCCCTGCGCGATGTCGCCTCGACCGGCCCGGTCGGCGGCGCATCCGGTCCCGGCGGTACGCAGGGCACGGCGCCCGGCGGTTTTACCGAAGCGCTCAACAGCGCTTTGCAGCAGGTCAACGGCCTCCAGAACCAGGCCGGTGAAGCCGCCGCCTCGTTCGAGCGTGGCGAGACCACCGATATCGCCGCCGTCATGCTCGCCAAGCAGCAGGCATCGGTCAGCTTCGAAGCGACCCTTCAGGTCCGCAACAAACTCCTGTCCGCCTATAAGGACATTATGAGCATGCCGGTCTAA
- a CDS encoding flagellin N-terminal helical domain-containing protein produces MTVIGTNTGAMRSANASSAASKALGTAMERLSTGKRINSAKDDAAGLAIASSMTAQIKGMTQGIRNANDGISMAQTAEGALGEVSNMLQRMRELTVQGKNGTNNDDAKANIKAELDELAKQIDSIVTNTEFNGQKLFDGTAGTTGDVTIQAGASANDTITLSFAEIDLSAVGSSTGAAEDADGDLSVYDDALKTIATTRATLGAAQNRLESTVNNLTNNVTNLTDARSRIEDADFSAESTALAKQQILSQASTAMLAQANQSQQGVLKLIG; encoded by the coding sequence ATGACTGTTATCGGAACCAACACTGGCGCGATGCGCTCGGCCAACGCTTCTTCGGCCGCTAGCAAGGCGCTGGGCACCGCAATGGAACGCCTGTCGACCGGCAAGCGCATCAACAGCGCGAAGGACGACGCCGCCGGCCTCGCCATCGCTTCGAGCATGACGGCGCAGATCAAGGGCATGACCCAGGGCATCCGCAACGCCAATGACGGCATTTCGATGGCGCAGACCGCTGAAGGCGCGCTCGGCGAAGTCAGCAACATGCTGCAGCGGATGCGTGAACTGACCGTTCAGGGTAAGAACGGCACCAACAATGATGACGCCAAGGCGAACATCAAGGCGGAGCTGGACGAACTGGCCAAGCAGATCGACAGCATCGTGACGAACACCGAATTCAACGGCCAGAAGCTGTTCGACGGCACTGCCGGGACCACCGGCGACGTCACGATCCAGGCCGGCGCCAGCGCGAACGACACGATCACCCTGTCCTTCGCCGAGATCGATCTGTCCGCAGTTGGCAGCAGCACCGGCGCAGCAGAAGACGCCGACGGCGACCTGAGCGTCTATGACGATGCGCTCAAGACCATCGCCACGACCCGGGCGACGCTGGGTGCCGCGCAGAACCGCCTGGAATCGACGGTCAACAACCTGACGAACAACGTCACCAACCTGACCGACGCCCGCAGCCGCATCGAAGACGCCGACTTCTCGGCAGAATCGACGGCGCTCGCCAAGCAGCAGATCCTGAGCCAGGCGTCGACCGCGATGCTGGCCCAGGCCAATCAGAGCCAGCAGGGCGTGCTGAAGCTGATCGGCTAA
- a CDS encoding flagellar hook-length control protein FliK, protein MTMLTSLKALLFATPARTGAKADAAPVEGAPDFAQLLNGIGNHPTAPLPGAAAPTQPPVATANPDKSSLDFNAIDAPIWQPATANATPPAAPVAPTPQPEKTPTTVALAVSVPGEQDAAAPVSALPPSVQHRPQSPTKIAPSPRDKQATATPPTLATDAPIPPPAAAQSTPSADPVTPAPQPEKPSAPVSVAVTTPVEQHAAAPAAAPVPVQAMITPAAHSEQPTALAAPPTEAKAPATPPTAPIATETELAPGTPPSIAAEATPSPAPVRPARHAAPASPVSATASPVSAPATASPDTQDIADLAPDDEAAPAVQDDSKPSPPPTAPIQMPLAPVVQPVALPSEQAQPARAGEASTSVAPAAPTSTVPIAPTMRPVPDMRATATPPAQPDAVPIASSAPSANGTAMPVATAPRPVQAVPPAALAPAATTKPDAPSPTTVDVTPVPSAPAERPAMVPLPAVPAQTPPDVARATVPAPPLPSLAQAPDAASIMAAPITASPQAEASSAAPTAIVQPVTPMPDVPEAQPLDPAQAIAPAAIAKPRAEAVSLLQLVRDHMSGRSTHRTESTAPISDTAADATPAPLPTSANDGGLPLPTLAQPATQSTATTAPMTPTVDLSASLGAQMVDMGVSGQWIDGLARDIAGLSANGARGRFQINADQLGPIQVDIRQGDDGAAVSLTVATAAAEQALRQEGDRLKLDAGLSAMRISDLKIERAPHVAEPARADSSSNQTASQQQSGQGQNPNQSLGQGMGQSSPQSHMQGRGQHRENIALSHKAGGDAAVLNHADTGDSAGGAVRARYA, encoded by the coding sequence ATGACGATGCTGACCAGCCTCAAGGCGCTGCTGTTCGCGACGCCGGCCCGCACCGGCGCGAAAGCCGACGCCGCGCCTGTCGAAGGCGCGCCCGATTTCGCGCAATTGCTCAACGGCATCGGCAACCATCCCACAGCGCCGTTGCCGGGTGCGGCTGCCCCAACCCAGCCGCCCGTCGCCACCGCAAATCCAGACAAATCCTCTTTAGATTTCAACGCTATCGACGCGCCCATCTGGCAACCTGCCACGGCCAACGCGACACCTCCGGCTGCTCCTGTCGCACCCACGCCGCAGCCCGAAAAAACGCCCACAACTGTCGCGCTCGCTGTCTCAGTACCCGGCGAGCAAGACGCAGCAGCGCCTGTCTCGGCGCTGCCCCCCAGCGTCCAGCATCGCCCTCAATCACCGACCAAAATCGCTCCATCGCCAAGGGACAAGCAAGCCACCGCCACGCCCCCAACGCTGGCGACAGACGCGCCGATTCCGCCGCCAGCCGCGGCGCAATCGACCCCTTCGGCTGACCCCGTGACTCCCGCGCCGCAGCCCGAAAAACCGTCCGCACCTGTCTCGGTCGCTGTTACGACCCCCGTCGAACAGCACGCCGCGGCCCCCGCCGCCGCACCTGTTCCGGTCCAGGCCATGATCACGCCAGCGGCCCACTCTGAACAGCCGACCGCGCTGGCCGCTCCCCCAACAGAAGCGAAGGCGCCTGCCACGCCCCCGACCGCGCCGATAGCAACGGAAACTGAGCTTGCCCCCGGCACGCCGCCGTCCATCGCAGCCGAAGCGACGCCCTCGCCAGCGCCGGTCCGCCCGGCCCGGCATGCCGCACCGGCTTCACCAGTCAGCGCAACGGCTTCGCCAGTCAGCGCACCGGCCACCGCCTCGCCAGACACGCAGGATATCGCCGACCTCGCGCCGGACGACGAAGCAGCGCCCGCCGTGCAGGACGATAGCAAGCCCTCACCCCCACCGACCGCGCCGATCCAGATGCCGCTCGCCCCTGTCGTGCAGCCGGTGGCCCTACCGTCGGAACAGGCGCAGCCTGCAAGGGCAGGGGAAGCATCGACGTCCGTGGCACCGGCCGCCCCGACATCCACCGTACCGATCGCACCAACGATGCGCCCGGTGCCGGACATGCGCGCCACCGCTACCCCCCCGGCGCAGCCTGACGCGGTGCCCATCGCATCGTCCGCGCCCTCCGCGAATGGCACCGCAATGCCCGTCGCCACCGCGCCACGCCCGGTACAGGCCGTCCCGCCTGCCGCGCTCGCCCCGGCCGCGACGACAAAGCCGGATGCCCCTTCACCTACGACCGTCGATGTCACGCCCGTCCCGTCCGCTCCGGCGGAACGCCCCGCCATGGTTCCGCTTCCTGCCGTACCAGCGCAGACCCCGCCGGACGTCGCGCGCGCGACCGTCCCAGCACCCCCCCTGCCATCCCTCGCGCAAGCGCCAGACGCTGCATCGATCATGGCCGCCCCCATCACCGCATCGCCCCAGGCCGAAGCGTCCTCCGCCGCGCCCACCGCGATCGTCCAGCCTGTCACCCCCATGCCGGACGTCCCGGAGGCGCAACCCCTCGATCCGGCGCAGGCCATCGCCCCCGCCGCCATCGCCAAGCCCCGCGCGGAAGCCGTGTCGCTGCTGCAACTGGTGCGCGACCATATGAGCGGACGGTCAACCCACCGCACCGAATCGACAGCGCCAATCAGTGACACAGCGGCCGACGCCACGCCCGCACCCCTGCCGACTTCGGCAAATGACGGCGGCCTCCCGCTCCCCACACTCGCCCAGCCAGCCACACAAAGCACAGCCACCACAGCACCCATGACGCCGACCGTAGACCTGTCCGCCAGCCTCGGCGCGCAGATGGTCGACATGGGCGTATCGGGCCAATGGATCGACGGGCTGGCCCGCGACATTGCGGGTCTTTCCGCCAATGGCGCGCGGGGCCGGTTCCAGATCAATGCCGACCAGCTCGGCCCGATCCAGGTCGATATCCGCCAGGGCGACGATGGCGCCGCCGTCAGCCTCACCGTGGCGACCGCAGCGGCCGAACAGGCGCTGCGCCAGGAAGGCGACCGGCTGAAGCTGGACGCGGGCCTCTCGGCCATGCGCATCAGCGACCTTAAGATCGAGCGCGCGCCCCACGTCGCGGAACCCGCCCGCGCCGACAGCAGCAGCAACCAGACGGCATCGCAACAGCAGTCCGGCCAAGGCCAAAATCCCAACCAAAGCCTGGGCCAAGGCATGGGCCAGTCCTCTCCCCAGTCACATATGCAGGGGCGCGGCCAGCACCGCGAAAATATCGCCCTTAGCCATAAAGCCGGCGGGGACGCGGCCGTTCTTAACCATGCGGACACAGGCGACAGCGCCGGTGGTGCCGTTCGCGCGCGCTACGCGTGA
- the fliG gene encoding flagellar motor switch protein FliG, which translates to MPEIVPGRPEALKGSAAAAVLLMLFDEDEAAQILSRLEPEEVRQLGYAMYDVQDVDPEEVNEALDHFVTKAKKRTTIGYGATRHIRGAMTKALGEERAETILARITPPTRSTQLEMLKWMDAKEIGTLIELEHPQIMAIVLAHLEAPVAADVLQLLPSEYQEEIVYRIATLGPVSNEALDDLEQLLLRGPVKKQGAASQRGGTVEAAAIMNNVRKDNELRIMKAVAKRDKMIAQTIEEEMFVFDNLIDMDDKNLGTLMRTVDSQVLVVALKGANDMLKAKIFSSMSARAAQAIADEIEERGPIRLAEVIDAQKLIIATARRMADAGTIMLGGKGNDFV; encoded by the coding sequence ATGCCTGAGATCGTTCCCGGTCGCCCCGAAGCGCTGAAGGGCAGCGCCGCCGCCGCCGTCCTCCTCATGCTCTTCGACGAGGATGAAGCCGCCCAGATCCTCTCGCGTCTCGAACCCGAAGAAGTGCGCCAGCTCGGCTATGCCATGTATGACGTGCAGGATGTCGATCCCGAAGAGGTCAACGAAGCGCTCGATCATTTCGTGACCAAGGCGAAGAAGCGCACCACCATCGGCTATGGCGCCACCCGCCATATCCGCGGCGCCATGACCAAGGCGCTGGGCGAGGAACGCGCGGAAACCATCCTGGCGCGCATCACCCCTCCGACCCGCTCCACCCAGCTGGAAATGCTCAAGTGGATGGATGCCAAGGAAATCGGCACGCTGATCGAACTGGAACATCCGCAGATCATGGCGATCGTGCTGGCCCATCTGGAAGCGCCCGTCGCCGCCGACGTGCTGCAATTGCTGCCGTCCGAATATCAGGAAGAGATCGTCTATCGCATCGCCACGCTCGGCCCGGTGTCGAACGAGGCGCTCGATGATCTGGAGCAGCTGCTGCTGCGCGGCCCGGTCAAGAAACAGGGCGCAGCCTCGCAGCGTGGCGGCACGGTCGAAGCGGCCGCGATCATGAACAATGTCCGCAAGGATAATGAATTGCGGATCATGAAGGCCGTTGCCAAGCGCGACAAGATGATCGCCCAGACGATCGAGGAAGAGATGTTCGTCTTCGACAACCTCATCGACATGGACGACAAGAATCTGGGCACGCTGATGCGCACCGTCGACAGCCAGGTGCTGGTCGTGGCGCTCAAGGGCGCGAACGATATGCTCAAGGCCAAGATCTTCAGCTCCATGTCGGCCCGCGCCGCGCAGGCGATCGCCGACGAGATCGAAGAACGCGGCCCGATCCGCCTCGCCGAAGTGATCGACGCGCAGAAACTCATCATCGCCACCGCGCGCCGCATGGCCGACGCGGGCACCATCATGCTGGGCGGCAAGGGGAACGACTTTGTCTAA
- a CDS encoding FliI/YscN family ATPase, translating into MIRAALAQAESLFDHLQVQNRAPRRIGRLVSHDAGMLEVTGFRRPIGSGARVMASDGSVCRAEVVGFRGDRTLLVPLDADAPLENGIRVEPDSQANMVQVGDGLIGRVIDAMGQPLDRKGPIIAGGTWPLNGVKGNVLDRGRVTEAFDLGVRAVNALLTAGRGQRIAIIAGSGVGKSVLMGQMIAGAEADIVVVGLIGERGREVSDFLETKLKHTMHKSIVVAVPADHPPVLRLRAAARATAIAEYYRARGKKVLLLIDSLTRCAHAQREIGLALGEPPAMKGYPPSALALIPRLVERAGVDARTGGSITALYTVLADGDDTDDPIVDAARAIVDGHFVLSRHLSEQAIFPAIDIGKSLSRVMADVVPDDHRMAAANYRRLWAAYEENRDLILMGAYRPGNDPVIDEAVRRRQDILDFIRQDQKSRIDLDTSADALIAGFSA; encoded by the coding sequence GTGATCCGCGCCGCGCTGGCCCAGGCCGAAAGCCTGTTCGACCATCTCCAGGTCCAGAACCGCGCACCCCGCCGGATCGGCCGTCTGGTCAGCCATGACGCAGGCATGTTGGAAGTCACCGGCTTCCGTCGCCCGATCGGCTCCGGCGCGCGTGTCATGGCCAGCGACGGCTCCGTCTGCCGCGCCGAAGTCGTCGGCTTTCGCGGCGACCGCACCCTGCTGGTCCCGCTCGATGCCGACGCGCCCCTGGAAAACGGCATCCGCGTCGAACCCGACAGCCAGGCCAATATGGTGCAGGTGGGCGATGGCCTGATCGGTCGCGTCATTGACGCCATGGGTCAGCCGCTCGACCGCAAGGGACCGATTATCGCAGGCGGCACTTGGCCGCTCAACGGCGTCAAGGGCAACGTCCTCGACCGGGGCCGCGTCACCGAAGCCTTCGACCTTGGCGTCCGCGCCGTCAACGCGCTGCTCACCGCCGGGCGCGGCCAGCGTATCGCCATTATCGCAGGGTCGGGCGTCGGTAAATCCGTGCTGATGGGCCAGATGATTGCCGGGGCCGAAGCCGATATCGTCGTCGTCGGCCTGATCGGCGAACGCGGCCGCGAAGTCAGCGACTTCCTCGAAACCAAATTGAAGCACACGATGCACAAGAGCATCGTCGTCGCCGTCCCCGCCGATCATCCCCCGGTGCTGCGCCTGCGCGCCGCCGCGCGCGCCACCGCCATCGCCGAATATTATCGCGCCCGTGGCAAGAAGGTGCTGCTGCTGATCGACAGCCTGACCCGCTGCGCCCACGCGCAGCGTGAAATCGGCCTGGCGCTGGGTGAGCCGCCCGCGATGAAGGGCTATCCGCCCTCCGCGCTCGCGCTCATCCCGCGCCTGGTCGAGCGGGCAGGGGTGGACGCCCGCACCGGCGGGTCGATCACCGCGCTCTATACCGTGCTGGCCGATGGCGACGACACCGACGATCCGATCGTGGACGCCGCCCGCGCCATCGTGGACGGCCATTTCGTGCTGTCGCGCCATCTGTCCGAACAGGCGATCTTCCCCGCCATCGACATCGGCAAGTCGCTCTCCCGCGTCATGGCCGACGTCGTACCGGACGACCATCGCATGGCCGCCGCCAATTATCGCCGCCTCTGGGCCGCCTATGAGGAAAATCGCGACCTCATCCTGATGGGCGCATACCGCCCCGGCAACGATCCCGTCATCGATGAAGCGGTCCGCCGCCGCCAGGATATCCTCGATTTCATCCGTCAGGATCAGAAGAGCCGCATCGATCTCGACACCAGCGCCGACGCGCTGATCGCGGGCTTTAGCGCATGA
- a CDS encoding sigma-54 interaction domain-containing protein: MSTLDVSRGVCALLPGLQHWLENAYYEVRIVDAASPRQRDDRRILLATEIGHATHRDILINLIDGAPSLVPVANGLPARVAFGIADMGFAFALIAELVRPVSVPAVGDSGSARLMTLASRVARSDATVLIQGDTGTGKEGMARFLHARSGRTAHDFIAVNCAALPETMMEAMLFGHKKGSFTGASNASNGLFLAADGGTLFLDEIAELPLSLQSKLLRALQEGEVLPVGATHPVPVNVRIIAACNRNLANEVAAGRFREDLYWRLNVMPLELRPLAERPGDVAAIAAAMLLRQQDMGKAGFVWPTAAALDKLAAHNWRGNARELGNVLQRALVLRDGAMIEADDLHLTGAPQPLRVVTPIVAPASIAVEPTRLRDVAHHSKLEAIRLALRETDGHRAAAARKLGISERTLRYRLAEMRELAAA, translated from the coding sequence ATGTCGACATTAGACGTGAGCCGTGGCGTCTGCGCGCTTCTTCCGGGGCTGCAGCACTGGCTTGAAAATGCCTATTACGAAGTGCGCATCGTGGATGCGGCCAGCCCCCGGCAACGGGACGACCGGCGCATCCTGCTGGCGACCGAGATCGGTCATGCCACGCATCGCGACATCCTGATCAACCTGATCGACGGCGCACCGTCGCTGGTGCCTGTCGCCAACGGCTTGCCCGCCCGCGTCGCCTTCGGCATTGCGGACATGGGTTTCGCCTTTGCTCTTATCGCTGAACTCGTTCGGCCGGTTTCGGTTCCCGCGGTCGGCGACAGCGGCAGCGCGCGTCTGATGACGCTCGCCAGCCGCGTCGCCCGCAGCGACGCCACCGTCCTTATTCAGGGCGACACCGGCACCGGCAAGGAAGGCATGGCGCGCTTCCTGCACGCCCGGTCCGGCCGCACCGCGCATGACTTCATCGCCGTCAACTGCGCCGCGCTCCCTGAAACCATGATGGAAGCGATGCTGTTCGGGCATAAGAAGGGCAGCTTCACCGGCGCGTCCAATGCATCGAACGGCCTGTTCCTGGCCGCGGACGGCGGCACGCTGTTCCTCGACGAAATCGCCGAACTGCCGCTCTCGCTCCAGTCCAAGCTGCTGCGCGCCCTGCAGGAAGGCGAAGTCCTTCCCGTCGGCGCCACGCATCCGGTGCCGGTCAATGTCCGCATCATCGCGGCCTGCAACCGCAACCTTGCCAATGAAGTCGCCGCCGGTCGTTTCCGCGAAGACCTCTACTGGCGCCTCAACGTCATGCCGCTGGAACTGCGCCCGCTGGCCGAACGCCCCGGCGATGTCGCCGCGATCGCCGCTGCCATGCTGCTGCGCCAGCAGGACATGGGCAAGGCAGGCTTCGTCTGGCCGACCGCCGCCGCCCTCGACAAGCTGGCTGCGCACAACTGGCGCGGCAACGCCCGCGAACTGGGCAATGTACTCCAGCGCGCCCTGGTGCTGCGCGACGGCGCGATGATCGAGGCGGACGACCTCCACCTCACCGGCGCGCCCCAGCCGCTGCGCGTCGTCACGCCGATCGTGGCACCTGCCTCCATCGCAGTCGAACCGACCCGGCTGCGCGATGTCGCCCACCACAGCAAACTCGAAGCCATCCGCCTCGCCCTGCGCGAAACCGATGGTCACCGCGCCGCCGCCGCCCGCAAGCTCGGCATTTCCGAACGCACGCTCCGCTATCGGCTCGCCGAAATGCGTGAGCTGGCAGCAGCGTGA